In Lathamus discolor isolate bLatDis1 chromosome 1, bLatDis1.hap1, whole genome shotgun sequence, the following are encoded in one genomic region:
- the PEX26 gene encoding peroxisome assembly protein 26 isoform X3: protein MSAGAALLPPGGGAEGVALRPGAAAEPLFRLRGAELSRGTAAVELEPEPDPGGRRGAEGRGGSCSPPGSPPTATMRSDPLAHSASLLEEATDLLVLHRDFAAALGRCEAGCDSLGPATGPESSAEVKCSLCVVGIQALAEMNRWREVLSWVLQYYHVPEHLPPKVLELCILLYSKVRDPQVMLEVGSSWLTDQTNKSLPEYSSLLELYLLHVLLPLGRFEGAEELVRGCGVFDSQQQLAFLGTICESRCQWAQQEEMHLAAEEQQDAATETVLGALSQKLLTMLTLLRRALRSMSSHFYLFPYKKMLLATFLLYLVVVRLDPASPASLPFIYKLVQLFRQAWAAVFSPIHRPPIQD from the exons ATGTCCGCTGGGGCCGCCCTTCTGCCGCCGGGAGGCGGTGCGGAAGGGGTTGCGTTGCGGCCTGGTGCTGCTGCGGAGCCGCTGTTCCGACTGCGTGGAGCTGAGCTAAGCCGGGGTACGGCAGCGGTGGAGCTGGAGCCGGAGCCGGATCCGGGAGGGCGACGAGGCGCGGAGGGGCGCGGTGGGAGCTGCAGCCCTCCCGGTAGCCCTCCCACCGCCACCATGAGGAGCGACCCTCTGGCCCATTCGGCCTCGCTGCTAGAGGAGGCGACGGACCTGCTGGTGTTGCACCGGGACTTCGCCGCAGCGTTGGGGAGGTGTGAAGCGGGCTGCGACAGCCTGGGCCCCGCGACCGGCCCCGAGAG TTCTGCAGAAGTGAAATGCTCCCTTTGTGTTGTGGGGATTCAGGCGCTGGCTGAGATGAACCGGTGGAGAGAAGTTCTGTCATGGGTCCTACAGTATTACCATGTCCCTGAACATCTGCCTCCAAAAGTTCTGGAACTGTG taTCCTGCTGTACAGCAAAGTGAGAGACCCCCAGGTGATGCTGGAGGTTGGCAGCAGCTGGCTGACAGACCAAACCAACAAGAGCCTCCCTGAGTACAGTTCCTTGCTGGAGCTCTATCTGTTGCATGTGTTGCTTCCACTTGGCCGGTTTGAGGGAGCAGAGGAGCTTGTACGTGGCTGTGGTGTTTTTGATAGCCAGCAGCAGCTAGCATTTCTCGGGACCATTTGTGAAAGCCGATGTCAGTGGGCTCAACAGGAAGAGATGCACTTGGCTGCTGAAGAACAGCAAGATGCAGCGACAGAAACTGTTTTGG GTGCTTTGTCCCAAAAGCTTTTGACCATGTTGACGTTGCTGCGTAGAGCACTGAGGTCCATGTCAAGccatttctatttatttccttaCAAAAAGATGCTCTTGGCTACTTTTCTGCTGTATCTGGTGGTGGTGAGATTAGACCCAG CTTCCCCTGCGTCGCTGCCATTCATTTACAAACTGGTCCAGCTCTTCCGACAGGCTTGGGCAGCTGTGTTTTCTCCAATCCACAGGCCTCCAATTCAAGACTAG
- the PEX26 gene encoding peroxisome assembly protein 26 isoform X2 — protein MSAGAALLPPGGGAEGVALRPGAAAEPLFRLRGAELSRGTAAVELEPEPDPGGRRGAEGRGGSCSPPGSPPTATMRSDPLAHSASLLEEATDLLVLHRDFAAALGRCEAGCDSLGPATGPESSAEVKCSLCVVGIQALAEMNRWREVLSWVLQYYHVPEHLPPKVLELCILLYSKVRDPQVMLEVGSSWLTDQTNKSLPEYSSLLELYLLHVLLPLGRFEGAEELVRGCGVFDSQQQLAFLGTICESRCQWAQQEEMHLAAEEQQDAATETVLGALSQKLLTMLTLLRRALRSMSSHFYLFPYKKMLLATFLLYLVVVRLDPGLQFKTRCLPSQNVFFSASVKVSACLEDVIGLALQGLLKSMS, from the exons ATGTCCGCTGGGGCCGCCCTTCTGCCGCCGGGAGGCGGTGCGGAAGGGGTTGCGTTGCGGCCTGGTGCTGCTGCGGAGCCGCTGTTCCGACTGCGTGGAGCTGAGCTAAGCCGGGGTACGGCAGCGGTGGAGCTGGAGCCGGAGCCGGATCCGGGAGGGCGACGAGGCGCGGAGGGGCGCGGTGGGAGCTGCAGCCCTCCCGGTAGCCCTCCCACCGCCACCATGAGGAGCGACCCTCTGGCCCATTCGGCCTCGCTGCTAGAGGAGGCGACGGACCTGCTGGTGTTGCACCGGGACTTCGCCGCAGCGTTGGGGAGGTGTGAAGCGGGCTGCGACAGCCTGGGCCCCGCGACCGGCCCCGAGAG TTCTGCAGAAGTGAAATGCTCCCTTTGTGTTGTGGGGATTCAGGCGCTGGCTGAGATGAACCGGTGGAGAGAAGTTCTGTCATGGGTCCTACAGTATTACCATGTCCCTGAACATCTGCCTCCAAAAGTTCTGGAACTGTG taTCCTGCTGTACAGCAAAGTGAGAGACCCCCAGGTGATGCTGGAGGTTGGCAGCAGCTGGCTGACAGACCAAACCAACAAGAGCCTCCCTGAGTACAGTTCCTTGCTGGAGCTCTATCTGTTGCATGTGTTGCTTCCACTTGGCCGGTTTGAGGGAGCAGAGGAGCTTGTACGTGGCTGTGGTGTTTTTGATAGCCAGCAGCAGCTAGCATTTCTCGGGACCATTTGTGAAAGCCGATGTCAGTGGGCTCAACAGGAAGAGATGCACTTGGCTGCTGAAGAACAGCAAGATGCAGCGACAGAAACTGTTTTGG GTGCTTTGTCCCAAAAGCTTTTGACCATGTTGACGTTGCTGCGTAGAGCACTGAGGTCCATGTCAAGccatttctatttatttccttaCAAAAAGATGCTCTTGGCTACTTTTCTGCTGTATCTGGTGGTGGTGAGATTAGACCCAG GCCTCCAATTCAAGACTAGGTGTCTTCCATCacagaatgtatttttctctgcctCTGTAAAGGTGTCAGCTTGTCTTGAGGATGTAATCGGGCTCGCTCTTCAAGGACTGTTGAAATCAATGTCCTAA